A region from the Mya arenaria isolate MELC-2E11 chromosome 2, ASM2691426v1 genome encodes:
- the LOC128222643 gene encoding peroxisomal 2,4-dienoyl-CoA reductase [(3E)-enoyl-CoA-producing]-like, with translation MSQNTAKEECVKNFKYIFRNDLFLGKVAFVTGGGTGIGFTIAEVLMRHGCDTVIASRRLDKLQESAATLRAATGRRCLPIQMDVRDPKKVQAAVAEAMKEFGKINILVNSAAGNFLCPAEGLSFNAFRTVMDIDAMGTYNVTKVVFDEYMKKHGGVIVNITATLQVRGQVYQLHAGAAKAAIETMTKHLAVEWGEKGIRIMCVAPGPIGDTEGFSRLGGKALRKEFVDNIPIQRVGTREDIANTVVYVCSDAAQLLTGSTVIADGGSWLTNENNLSRIRHIVELYSKM, from the exons ATGTCTCAAAACACTGCCAAGGAAGAGTGTGttaaaaacttcaaatatattttcaggaatGATTTATTTCT GGGTAAAGTGGCATTTGTGACAGGTGGAGGTACAGGGATAGGGTTCACTATTGCCGAGGTGTTGATGAG ACATGGATGTGATACGGTCATCGCCAGTCGCCGCCTTGACAAATTGCAGGAGTCTGCAGCTACACTCCGGGCTGCCACCGGTCGACGGTGTCTGCCCATCCAGATGGATGTCAGAGat CCCAAGAAAGTACAAGCAGCCGTTGCCGAAGCAATGAAAGAGTTTGGGAAGATAAATATCCTTGTGAACA GTGCTGCTGGCAACTTCCTGTGCCCGGCGGAGGGGCTGTCCTTCAATGCTTTTCGTACTGTGATGGACATTGATGCTATGGGCACATATAATGTCACCAAGGTCGTCTTTGACGAGTACATGAAG AAACATGGTGGTGTGATTGTTAACATCACGGCCACGCTGCAGGTGCGGGGTCAGGTCTACCAGCTGCATGCAGGGGCCGCCAAGGCTGCCATAG AGACCATGACAAAGCACCTTGCTGTGGAGTGGGGGGAGAAGGGGATTCGCATTATGTGTGTTGCACCCGGACCAATAGGAGACACGGAGGGATTCAGCAGGCTAG GAGGTAAAGCTCTCAGGAAGGAGTTTGTGGACAACATTCCCATCCAGCGTGTGGGTACGCGTGAGGACATAGCCAACACAGTGGTGTATGTGTGTAGTGACGCTGCCCAGCTGCTCACTGGCTCCACAGTCATTGCGGACGGTGGCTCCTGGCTCACAAACGAGAACAATCTAAGCCGCATTCGCCACATTGTGGAACTATATTCAAAAATGTGA
- the LOC128212011 gene encoding mitotic spindle assembly checkpoint protein MAD2A-like: MAATASKNAITLKGSTEIVAEFFDYGINSILYQRGIYSPEMFTREQKYGLTLLMNTDESIKDYLSKVISQIKEWLMNKTVSKLVVVIKSLSANEVLERWQFDVECDKAVLAETKPVEKSEKEIHEGIRAVIRQITASVTFLPLIEEPCSFDLLVYTDKDLDVPESWGESGPQFVADSEEVRLRSFTTTIHKVDTMVAYKKV; encoded by the exons ATGGCTGCAACGGCATCAAAGAACGCGATCACTCTTAAGGGATCCACTGAAATCGTTGCCGAGTTCTTTG ATTATGGAATCAACAGCATCCTGTACCAGCGCGGAATCTATTCACCTGAAATGTTCACCCGTGAACAGAAGTATGGTCTCACACTGCTCATGAACACAGATGAATCCATCAAAGATTACCTTTCCAAGGTCATCTCACAAATCAAAG AGTGGCTAATGAACAAGACTGTCAGCAAGCTGGTGGTTGTTATAAAGAGTTTGTCTGCCAATGAAGTGCTGGAGCGATGGCAGTTTGACGTCGAGTGTGACAAAGCTGTCCTTGCAGAAAC GAAGCCCGTGGAGAAGTCTGAGAAGGAAATACATGAGGGGATCCGGGCTGTCATCCGCCAAATAACTGCCTCTGTTACATTCCTCCCTCTCATAGAGGAACCCT GCAGCTTTGACCTTCTGGTGTACACGGACAAAGACCTGGACGTGCCTGAGTCATGGGGAGAGTCTGGGCCGCAGTTTGTTGCCGACTCTGAAGAAGTGCGCCTGCGCTCCTTCACCACAACCATACACAAGGTGGACACCATGGTCGCATACAAGAAGGTCTAA